ACAGTTATGATATGTGACCTATTCCTCTAAATAATgacgataaaaaaaataatttccttGATGAAATGAGTTTGACAGGTATTAGCAACGATGAAGAAGGTTTTGTATGCCAATTTTTGCATAAATGATGATTATAAAAAGTAGACTATTCACTTAGAAAGAAGGTTGATATGATAAATAAGCATAGGTTCTGCCAGAGATACATATATGTTATCTCTAGCAACTTATTTTTCCATAAATGATGATTATAAAAAGTAAACTAATAACTTAGAAAGAAGGTTGATATGATAAATAAGCATAAGTTCTGCGATAGATACATATATGTTAAACAGAAGTTGTTCTGAGGTAAGATGGGACCAAATGCAACAATGTTTGAGGTTGCTTAAATATCGGATGAACTgatattcaatcaaaataatataatacttATAGCCACATACGGCTATTAATTAGATAATAAGAAGTGGCAATGTAGTTATAAAGAAGTGTGCACGACATTAGCAGAATTCAATCTTTCTTTTCTGTCTTGATATTTCTCCTAATCTTAGTTGAAGATTGTTTGGTTGAGCACATATCTGGGCTTTCGAAATCATTGTTGATAGGAAGAGGATCTGCAACTCTCTTGCCTGGTGTGAGGGAAGATTGACTTTCAGGTTCAGTGTCACATAAAGCAGTTGGTGTTTGCTACAACAACATTTATATATACTTTAAAGATCTTTTGTAAACATTGATATATACTTCCGCAAACATTGATATATTCAGCATgacatatttaataaaaaagcgACAAAATTGATATATACTTTAAAGATCTTTATACTATATACATAATTATGGCAACTCACAGTTGGGAAAGTTGATAGGGTCTGAAGCTGAGAAATAGTGGTTGTGTCTGGCAGCTGTGAATATAGTACCTCAGCAGTTTGAACATTCTCAACAGGCAGAAAATCATCCTTCTaatggaaaatatttcaattgtcATGATCATTCATTGCTCATGACCTCTTTTTTTACTAATTGAAATAAGACTTCTAATAGGAGACTACCTCATTTTTTGGGAACAATGCTTTGATCTTTTCAATTAAACCTTCATCTTCCTTGATTGCTTGAACCGAACAGCTGTCCCAAGTTGGCTGCCATTTAACTTTACAAATAAACTCTCTGTTTTCCAATTGGTCCAAGTGTGTTGGTATTCCAGAGGATTTGTGACACCAGCCTATAATCAATATATACATAACATACAATCAGTATTCATGTTTTCAAAAGATATATTGTACAGATGTGCATATCAATACCTCAGCCATGACCCTTTGAAGATCAGCAGCTGTAGTTCCAAGCAATTCATTGCACTCACGATCCCATAGGAAAAATTTAGTTGCAACTTCATTATATTCGACTTCCACTTCCAACTTAAACCTGAAATATGCAAATGAAATACCAAAATAAACATGTCTATTTAAAACTCTTGTAAATGGAGTTTAAGTACTACTAATGTCGAAATTTAAACCTTAGATTGATAGCATTGGTCTCGTGTTTTTGGTCACACAACAGTGGTAAAGTATCACCCTTTGCAACTCTGTTGCACTTGGTGCATGCTTTGTAGTACCACCCATTCTTGGATGGTTTCACTTGATTGATCTTCACAACAGTCACACACACAGTTGTCTATGGAatatatcaaaaatataaaaagcagCAAATTCAGTTATAATAAACATTATATCATTTCTAACTTGTGAAACCACTATGAATTAAGCAAGAATATGACATACCTCAGTCAGTTGCATAATCTCTTTCAGTGGTAGAACAACAGCACTACCAATGAACCTTTCAATAGATGAGTACTGCGTCATACTTGATGAAGAAGGGCTTGCAAATTGAGAAGAGAGACTTAGTTGCTGACTCTGTGTGAATGTTGGGTGATCAAGAGGCAACCTATACAggttataaacaaaatattaagtCAATAAACAGTAAGAGTAAGTACTTTGCCGAATCAATTATGCAACCACTACATAGATAATTTTTATTACCCTTGTTTGAATTCAAGGACCTCGAGGAATTCAGGATTGATAAACAGCTTGGTAGCATTCCATGCATTAGAGACCCCGAGTTCATATTTATCTATACAATGAAAAGTAGATGAAGAATAAAGCATATTATTCTGTTAGATGcccaaataataattattaagtACTTCATTATTAATAACATGTGGCTTCCTTAATCTTAGCATTGTGAAGAAGAATGATAGTTGGTCCAAACTCAGAATTGTTGCAAAAATTAAGGAATTGAAGACCAAAATCCTCCCACAATGTACAACTTAGTAATGTTCCCCTGTAGATAGATAAAATATGGTTAAGAAATGTTATAAATTGAAAATGACTTCTAATTTCATTAAAGAGATTAATAATGTACTTTAAGTCTTTCATCCAAAAGTTGATTTGTATTTTCCTAGATCCAGCTTGAGTCTGATTGTATCCTAATTCATGAAAGGCTCCAATGACATCTATCAAACACATAATAGATCTTTAGGTCAAAAGACTtacaaattgaaaaggaaaaagtagTCCAATTTACCTATTAGGACATCTGGCCTTAGTGCTCCCTTCTTGATCTCATCAAAGTCCTTAAAGTTGAAAGATGGTTTGGGAATGTCATGCTTGTCAATGTTGTCAACACTTGTTCCACCATTAAACACCAACCAAAATGGATGATCAGTTGCTTTTATACTCATTTCATTTTTCTCGACATCAAAGTTTTGCAGAGTAAAGGTAGTGTTCTCAACAATTCTACCCTTAAACTGATCTTTGAGTTCAAATGGCAGAATTATTTGAATACGATCAACCTGATGGAAATTAGAAGTGAATTATACATACTTTTTAAAACATTAGtttctattaaaattaattatagatGAGTGATGTTGTAACCATCATTGATATGTGCTTTGAAACCCACCTCTTTGTCACACAACACCATCTCAATATGTTGTTTGTTCTTTGAATTTGCAACAGTCCACATGTCAACAACTCGAACAGCAATTTTCCACAGAGATTTGAAATCATTGATGTTCTTGATCTTTTGCAAAGGCCTGGCCATTGTTGCtggaaaaaaagttttttatcaACAGCAATAGTAATAGGGAATCACATCACTAAGACTACATCAAAAAATGTTGGAACTAAAAGAACATGTTGGatatagtttaaaaaataaCCATCTAAAATACATAATGTTTTTCAGTTGACAAAAACACCAACCTAAAAAATATGCTAACACAACTAAAAATTATGACAAAAACATAATGTTAGACACACAACTCAaaagttttgaaagaaaaacatgtAAAACAACGAAACTTTGACTTAGACATTGTGATTAGTAAGTTTATTTGCAAAATATTTGGAAGATAAACATGTAACACAACCAAACTATAAATTCTAAACATGTGAAGAACAAAAACTCCTCAGAAACAACCAAACCTGTACAtggtaatttatttaaaaaaagtagtAGCCATTTAAAACACAATATCATCAAATACAAAACAGAAATGCAGTTCAATAGATCTTTGATACGTCTTTCATTAAAATGACTTCTCAAACAATTTTAGTTCGAAAAACTGATTTAATGCAAGAAGGAAAACCGATCTATTTAAGTGTTGTTCACAAAAAAaggttgaaaaaaaaagtataaatgctCTGAAAGTATAACATGATTAAATACAGATTTAAAACACAAACATTGCAAGAAATGATCTAAAAATTGGAACTGGAAAAATGTAAAACAAATTTACCAGGATGAAGAATGCTTGAAGGAACCtgaaaaatgggaaaaaaacGGAACAAAATgagattcaattaataaatgcTTGAGCTGTGAAAtcgaaaataaaatggaaaaatagaaagatgaaaagagagagaaagagagagaccaaattttgatttgtgaagagagagaatgaatTTTGAGTCTTGAAGTGTGTTTGCAAGGTTAATAAGTTTAGGCAGTAGACCTTCTCTGCAGAAGTACAACCCACTTCCCCCAAGGAAGTGACATATGCTTTTTCAAAAACCTTTTGAAAATCTTTCTGCAGATTTCCCTCATTTCCCTCTTCACGCCCTTCTTTCACTTTTCTCTTTGGAAGCAAGTTTTGAAAACCCAACTGCACACATGTCATGTAAAGAAGCTACCCACTTGTCAAGCAAAGGCACTGCCAAATGTCACACACACACGCTGCAAGAAGTCAAGCTGTGCTTGAGTGTGCACTCCTTTCTTA
Above is a genomic segment from Medicago truncatula cultivar Jemalong A17 chromosome 5, MtrunA17r5.0-ANR, whole genome shotgun sequence containing:
- the LOC11433667 gene encoding uncharacterized protein, with product MLYSSSTFHCIDKYELGVSNAWNATKLFINPEFLEVLEFKQGLPLDHPTFTQSQQLSLSSQFASPSSSSMTQYSSIERFIGSAVVLPLKEIMQLTETTVCVTVVKINQVKPSKNGWYYKACTKCNRVAKGDTLPLLCDQKHETNAINLRFKLEVEVEYNEVATKFFLWDRECNELLGTTAADLQRVMAEAGVTNPLEYQHTWTNWKTESLFVKLNGSQLGTAVRFKQSRKMKV